Proteins from a genomic interval of Mycobacterium conspicuum:
- the hemQ gene encoding hydrogen peroxide-dependent heme synthase — MAKLDYDALNSALRYLMFSVFSVRPGELGDQRDAVIDDTSRFLKQQEERGVVVRGLYDVAGLRADADFMIWTHADRVEALQATYADFRRSTTLGRACSPVWSSVALHRPAEFNKSHIPAFLAGEEPGNYICVYPFVRSYEWYLLPDEERRRMLAEHGMAAREYKDVRANTVPAFALGDYEWILAFEAPELDRIVDLMRELRATDARRHTRAETPFFTGPRVAVEQLVNALP; from the coding sequence ATGGCCAAACTCGATTACGACGCGCTGAACTCCGCGCTGCGTTACCTGATGTTTTCGGTGTTCTCCGTGCGACCCGGCGAGCTCGGCGACCAGCGGGACGCCGTGATCGACGACACGTCGAGATTCCTGAAGCAGCAGGAGGAGCGCGGCGTCGTGGTGCGCGGCCTCTACGACGTGGCAGGCCTGCGCGCCGACGCCGACTTCATGATTTGGACCCACGCCGACCGGGTCGAGGCGCTGCAGGCGACCTACGCCGACTTCCGCCGCAGCACCACGCTGGGCCGGGCCTGCTCGCCGGTGTGGAGCAGCGTGGCGCTGCACCGGCCGGCCGAGTTCAACAAGAGCCACATTCCCGCGTTCTTGGCCGGCGAGGAGCCCGGCAACTACATCTGCGTGTATCCGTTCGTGCGGTCTTATGAGTGGTACCTGCTGCCCGACGAGGAACGCCGCCGCATGCTCGCCGAGCACGGCATGGCCGCCCGCGAGTACAAGGACGTCCGGGCCAACACGGTGCCGGCGTTCGCGCTCGGCGACTACGAGTGGATCCTGGCCTTCGAGGCCCCGGAACTGGACCGCATCGTCGACCTGATGCGGGAACTGCGGGCCACCGACGCGCGCCGGCACACCCGCGCCGAAACACCGTTCTTCACCGGCCCGCGGGTGGCCGTCGAGCAGCTGGTGAATGCGTTGCCATGA
- the dxs gene encoding 1-deoxy-D-xylulose-5-phosphate synthase — translation MLQQIRGPADLQRLSQQQLRDLAEEIRQFLIHKVAATGGHLGPNLGVVELTLALHRVFDSPHDPIIFDTGHQAYVHKMLTGRCQDFESLRKKGGLSGYPSRAESEHDWVESSHASAALSYADGLAKAFELTGHRNRHVVAVVGDGALTGGMCWEALNNIAASKRPVIVVVNDNGRSYAPTIGGVADHLATLRLQPAYEQALERGRDAVRAMPLLGEAFYHFLHSVKAGIKDSLSPQLLFTDLGLKYVGPVDGHDERAVEVALRRARGFGRPVIVHVVTRKGMGYPPAENDEAEQMHSTVPIDPVTGQATKVAGPGWTATFADALIGYAKKRRDIVAITAAMPGPTGLSAFGKRYPDRLFDVGIAEQHALTSAAGLAMGGMHPVVAIYSTFLNRAFDQIMMDVALHKLPVTLVLDRAGITGNDGASHNGMWDLSILGIVPGMRVAAPRDATRLREELGEALDVRDGPTAIRFPKGDVGEDIPALERRGDVDVLAVPGAGLNHDVLLVAVGAFASMALEVAKRLHNQGIGVTVIDPRWVLPVSDAVRELAVQHKLLVTCEDNGVHGGVGSAVSAALRAAEIDVPCRDVGLPQRFYEHASRGEVLADLGLTAQDVARRITGWVAALNTSVSEAEIREHLD, via the coding sequence ATGCTGCAACAGATCCGCGGGCCCGCAGATCTGCAACGCCTTTCCCAGCAGCAGCTCCGCGACCTGGCCGAGGAAATTCGCCAGTTCCTGATCCACAAGGTCGCCGCCACCGGCGGGCATTTGGGGCCCAACTTGGGCGTCGTCGAGCTGACGCTGGCGCTGCACCGGGTGTTCGATTCGCCGCACGACCCGATCATCTTCGACACCGGTCACCAGGCCTACGTGCACAAGATGCTGACGGGGCGCTGCCAGGACTTCGAATCCCTGCGCAAGAAGGGCGGCCTGTCGGGGTATCCGTCGCGCGCCGAAAGCGAACACGACTGGGTGGAGTCCAGCCACGCCAGCGCCGCGCTGTCCTACGCCGACGGGCTGGCCAAGGCGTTCGAGCTGACCGGGCACCGCAACCGGCACGTGGTCGCGGTGGTCGGCGACGGCGCGCTCACCGGGGGCATGTGCTGGGAGGCGCTGAACAACATTGCCGCGTCGAAGCGCCCGGTGATCGTCGTGGTTAACGACAACGGCCGCAGCTACGCCCCCACCATCGGCGGCGTCGCCGACCATCTCGCCACGCTGCGGCTGCAGCCGGCCTACGAGCAGGCGCTGGAGCGGGGCCGCGATGCGGTGCGCGCCATGCCCCTTCTCGGCGAGGCCTTCTACCACTTCCTGCACAGCGTCAAGGCCGGCATCAAGGACTCGCTGTCGCCGCAGCTGCTGTTCACCGATCTCGGCCTGAAGTACGTCGGGCCGGTCGACGGCCACGACGAACGCGCCGTGGAGGTCGCGCTGCGCCGGGCGCGCGGCTTCGGGCGCCCGGTGATCGTGCACGTCGTCACCCGCAAGGGCATGGGCTATCCGCCGGCCGAAAACGACGAGGCCGAGCAGATGCACTCCACCGTCCCGATCGACCCGGTCACCGGGCAGGCCACCAAGGTGGCGGGCCCGGGCTGGACGGCGACCTTCGCCGACGCGCTGATCGGCTACGCCAAGAAGCGCCGCGACATCGTGGCCATCACCGCCGCGATGCCGGGCCCCACCGGGCTGAGCGCCTTCGGGAAGCGGTATCCGGACCGGTTGTTCGACGTCGGCATCGCCGAGCAGCACGCGCTGACGTCGGCGGCCGGGCTGGCCATGGGCGGGATGCACCCCGTGGTGGCCATCTACTCGACGTTCCTCAACCGGGCGTTCGACCAGATCATGATGGACGTGGCGCTGCACAAGCTGCCCGTCACCCTGGTGCTGGACCGGGCCGGGATCACCGGCAACGACGGCGCGAGTCACAACGGCATGTGGGACCTGTCCATCCTGGGGATCGTGCCCGGCATGCGGGTGGCCGCGCCCCGCGACGCCACCCGGTTGCGCGAGGAGCTCGGTGAAGCACTCGACGTCCGCGACGGCCCGACGGCGATACGGTTCCCCAAAGGCGATGTGGGCGAAGACATTCCGGCCCTAGAGCGGCGCGGTGACGTGGATGTGCTCGCGGTGCCGGGGGCCGGGTTGAATCACGACGTGCTGCTGGTGGCGGTCGGCGCGTTCGCGTCGATGGCGCTGGAGGTGGCCAAGCGGCTGCACAACCAGGGGATCGGCGTGACGGTGATCGACCCCCGTTGGGTGCTGCCGGTGTCCGACGCTGTCCGCGAGCTGGCGGTGCAGCACAAACTGCTCGTCACCTGTGAGGACAACGGGGTGCACGGCGGCGTGGGTTCGGCCGTGTCGGCCGCGCTGCGCGCGGCCGAGATCGACGTGCCCTGCCGCGACGTCGGGTTGCCGCAGCGGTTCTACGAGCACGCCTCGCGCGGCGAGGTGCTGGCCGACCTCGGACTGACCGCCCAGGACGTGGCCCGCCGGATCACCGGCTGGGTGGCGGCGCTGAACACGTCCGTGTCAGAAGCCGAGATCAGGGAGCATCTGGACTAA
- a CDS encoding protoporphyrinogen oxidase: protein MTSYCVVGGGISGLTAAYRLRAAVGADASITLFDPADKLGGVLRTERVGGQPMDLGAEAFVLRRPEMPALLAELGLTDRERVTTGARPLIYSGQTLHPLPAETVAGIPSSAASLTGLVDDATVARIDAEPARPFSWQPGGDPAVAELVADRFGEQTVARSVDPLLGGVYAGSAATIGLRAGAPSVAAALDRGAASLTDAVRRGLPPPGGGPVFGALDGGYQVLLDELARRGRFRWVQAAVTGLEPGWELHDETGGHWHADAVVLAIPAPRLVRLVADLAPGSAAAARRIGSASSVVVALAVPADTAFPRNSGVLVASGEPLHAKAITLSSRKWGTRGSTQLLRLSFGRFGDDLAATAADDELLAWSLDDLAAVFGLTVDPVEVRVQRWIDAMPQYGPGHADLVARVRAGLPPGLAVAGSYLDGIGVPACIAAAGRAVEALQAEVAR from the coding sequence ATGACCTCGTATTGCGTTGTCGGCGGCGGCATTTCGGGATTGACCGCCGCCTACCGGCTGCGTGCGGCGGTCGGCGCCGACGCGAGCATCACGCTGTTCGATCCGGCCGACAAGCTGGGCGGGGTGCTGCGCACCGAGCGGGTCGGCGGGCAGCCGATGGACCTGGGCGCCGAGGCGTTCGTGCTGCGCCGGCCCGAGATGCCGGCGCTGCTGGCCGAACTGGGGTTGACCGATCGCGAACGGGTCACCACCGGCGCTCGGCCGCTGATCTACAGCGGGCAAACGCTGCATCCGCTTCCCGCCGAAACCGTCGCCGGGATTCCGTCGTCGGCGGCGTCGCTGACCGGGCTCGTCGACGACGCCACCGTCGCGCGCATCGACGCCGAGCCCGCGCGCCCTTTCAGCTGGCAGCCGGGCGGCGATCCGGCGGTCGCCGAACTCGTGGCCGACCGGTTCGGCGAGCAGACGGTGGCCCGGTCGGTCGACCCGCTGCTGGGCGGCGTGTACGCGGGATCGGCGGCGACCATCGGGCTGCGGGCGGGCGCCCCCAGCGTGGCCGCGGCCCTCGACCGCGGCGCGGCCAGCCTGACCGACGCGGTGCGGCGGGGCCTGCCGCCGCCCGGCGGCGGGCCGGTGTTCGGCGCGCTGGACGGCGGCTACCAGGTGCTGCTCGACGAGTTGGCGCGGCGCGGCCGGTTCCGGTGGGTGCAGGCCGCCGTCACCGGGCTGGAACCCGGCTGGGAGCTGCACGACGAGACCGGCGGCCATTGGCACGCCGACGCGGTGGTGCTGGCGATTCCGGCCCCGCGGCTGGTTCGCTTGGTGGCGGACCTGGCGCCGGGTAGCGCCGCCGCGGCAAGGCGCATCGGGAGCGCGTCGTCGGTGGTGGTGGCCCTCGCGGTGCCGGCCGACACCGCGTTTCCGCGGAACTCGGGGGTGCTGGTGGCCAGCGGGGAACCGTTGCACGCCAAGGCCATTACGCTGTCGTCGCGCAAATGGGGGACGCGTGGCTCGACCCAGCTGCTGCGGCTGTCGTTCGGCCGCTTCGGTGACGACCTGGCGGCTACCGCGGCCGACGACGAGCTGCTGGCCTGGTCCCTGGACGACCTGGCCGCGGTGTTCGGGCTGACCGTCGACCCGGTCGAGGTTCGGGTGCAGCGCTGGATCGACGCGATGCCCCAGTACGGGCCCGGCCACGCCGACCTGGTCGCGCGGGTGCGGGCCGGTCTGCCGCCGGGGCTGGCGGTGGCCGGCAGTTACCTGGACGGCATCGGCGTGCCGGCGTGCATCGCGGCGGCCGGGCGCGCGGTCGAGGCCCTGCAAGCCGAAGTGGCACGATAG
- a CDS encoding ribonuclease D has product MGEPADPAGDTQPTEPTEPTEPTATPLPHPVEGIPTLSVTATQIAAAAAQLDRGHGPFAVDAERASGFRYSNRAYLIQIRRTGAGTVLIDPVSHGIDPLTALRPVAEVLSTDEWILHSADQDLPCLAEVGMRPPALYDTELAGRLAGFDRVNLATMVQRLLGFGLAKGHGAADWSKRPLPAEWLNYAALDVELLIELRAAISQILAEQGKTDWAAQEFEHLRSRDPGEAPPSARRERWRRTSGIHRVHDRRGLAAVRELWMARDRVAQRRDIAPRRVLPDAAIIDAALADPKTIDDLVALPVFGGRNQRRSAAMWLAALEVAREGRDLPDVAEPSTGPPPPARWSRRKPEAAARLEAARSGLSEVSQRVGVPMENLISPDLVRRLCWDWEGADQVLEAVDAFLRAGQARPWQRELVDPVLAEAVIRTVSPDAP; this is encoded by the coding sequence ATGGGCGAACCGGCCGACCCGGCGGGCGACACGCAGCCCACAGAGCCCACTGAGCCCACCGAACCCACAGCCACCCCGCTCCCGCACCCCGTCGAGGGGATCCCGACCCTCTCGGTGACCGCCACCCAGATCGCGGCGGCCGCGGCGCAGCTGGATCGCGGACACGGACCGTTCGCGGTGGACGCCGAGCGCGCGTCGGGTTTCCGCTACTCCAACCGGGCCTACCTGATCCAGATCCGGCGCACCGGCGCCGGCACCGTGCTCATCGATCCGGTCAGCCACGGCATCGACCCGCTGACCGCGCTGCGGCCGGTAGCCGAGGTGCTCAGCACCGACGAGTGGATCCTGCACTCCGCCGATCAGGACCTGCCCTGCCTGGCCGAGGTCGGCATGCGCCCGCCCGCGCTCTACGACACCGAGCTCGCCGGGCGGCTGGCCGGATTCGACCGGGTCAACCTGGCCACCATGGTGCAGCGGCTGCTCGGATTCGGCTTGGCCAAGGGCCACGGCGCAGCCGACTGGTCCAAGCGACCGCTGCCCGCGGAGTGGCTCAACTACGCGGCCCTCGACGTGGAACTGCTGATCGAACTGCGCGCCGCGATCTCCCAGATTCTGGCCGAGCAAGGCAAAACCGATTGGGCCGCACAGGAATTCGAGCACCTGCGCAGCCGGGATCCCGGCGAGGCGCCGCCGTCCGCCCGACGGGAACGCTGGCGCCGCACGTCGGGGATCCACCGGGTGCATGACCGGCGCGGGCTGGCCGCGGTCCGCGAACTGTGGATGGCGCGGGACCGCGTCGCGCAGCGCCGCGACATCGCGCCGCGCCGGGTGCTGCCGGACGCCGCCATCATCGACGCCGCGCTCGCCGACCCCAAGACGATCGACGACCTCGTCGCCTTGCCCGTGTTCGGTGGACGCAACCAGCGGCGCAGCGCCGCGATGTGGTTGGCGGCGCTGGAAGTGGCCCGGGAAGGCCGGGACCTGCCCGACGTCGCCGAGCCGTCCACCGGACCGCCGCCCCCGGCGCGGTGGAGCAGGCGCAAGCCGGAGGCCGCCGCGCGGCTGGAGGCGGCCCGGTCCGGACTCTCCGAGGTGTCGCAGCGGGTGGGGGTGCCGATGGAGAACCTGATCTCACCGGATTTGGTGCGGCGGTTGTGCTGGGACTGGGAGGGCGCGGACCAAGTGCTGGAAGCCGTCGACGCGTTCCTGCGCGCCGGCCAGGCGCGGCCGTGGCAACGCGAACTTGTGGACCCGGTGCTGGCCGAGGCGGTCATCCGGACCGTTAGTCCAGATGCTCCCTGA
- a CDS encoding DUF3000 domain-containing protein: MNAVTVRPEIELGPIRPPQRLAPYSYALGAEVKHPDLDIVPERSEGDAFGRLILLYDPDGSDAWDGTMRLVAYIQADLDSSEAIDPLLPEVAWSWLNDALESRLEQVTALGGTVTATTSVRYGDISGPPRAHQLELRASWTATTPEVGVHVDAFCEVLEHAAGLPPAGVVDLGSRSRA, translated from the coding sequence ATGAACGCCGTGACTGTGCGGCCGGAGATCGAACTGGGCCCGATCCGGCCGCCGCAGCGGCTGGCACCGTACAGCTACGCGCTGGGCGCCGAGGTCAAACACCCCGACCTGGACATCGTCCCCGAGCGCTCGGAGGGCGACGCGTTCGGTCGGCTGATCCTGTTGTACGACCCGGACGGCTCGGACGCCTGGGACGGCACGATGCGCCTGGTCGCCTACATCCAGGCCGACCTGGACTCCAGCGAGGCCATCGACCCGCTGCTGCCGGAGGTGGCGTGGAGCTGGCTGAACGACGCACTGGAGTCCCGGCTTGAGCAGGTCACCGCGTTGGGGGGCACCGTCACCGCCACCACCTCGGTGCGGTACGGCGACATCTCCGGCCCGCCGCGCGCCCACCAGCTGGAGCTGCGGGCGTCGTGGACCGCGACCACCCCCGAGGTCGGCGTGCACGTCGACGCGTTCTGCGAGGTGCTGGAGCACGCGGCGGGCCTACCACCTGCCGGGGTCGTCGACCTGGGCTCCCGTTCCCGCGCCTGA
- the hemE gene encoding uroporphyrinogen decarboxylase has protein sequence MSTRRDLTESPYLAAVAGRKPSRTPVWFMRQAGRSLPEYRALRERHSMLAACFEPEVACEITLQPIRRHGVDAAILFSDIVVPLRAAGIDLDIVADVGPVIAEPIRTAADIDAMKPLDPQAIQPICRAVSLLVDALGEVPLIGFAGAPFTLASYLVEGGPSRDHARTKAMMLAEPANWHALMAKLADLTIAFLRGQLDAGVDAIQMFDSWAGTLSLADYRQYVLPHSSRVFAALAEYGVPMTHFGVGTAELLGAMSDAGATVVGVDWRTALTNAAARVRPGTALQGNLDPVVLQAGWPVVERAARAVVDDGRRAIDAGAAGHVFNLGHGVPPQTDPGVLTELVALVHSL, from the coding sequence ATGAGTACTCGTCGCGACCTTACTGAGTCGCCGTATCTGGCCGCGGTCGCCGGCCGCAAACCCAGCCGCACGCCGGTGTGGTTCATGCGGCAGGCCGGCCGGTCGCTGCCCGAATACCGGGCGCTGCGCGAGCGGCACAGCATGCTGGCGGCCTGCTTCGAGCCCGAGGTGGCCTGCGAGATCACCTTGCAGCCGATCCGCCGCCACGGCGTCGACGCGGCGATCCTGTTCTCCGACATCGTGGTGCCGCTGCGCGCGGCCGGCATCGACCTGGACATCGTCGCCGACGTCGGGCCGGTGATCGCCGAGCCGATCCGCACCGCCGCCGATATCGATGCCATGAAACCCCTTGACCCGCAAGCGATTCAACCGATCTGCCGGGCGGTCTCGCTGCTCGTCGACGCGCTGGGCGAGGTGCCGCTGATCGGGTTCGCCGGCGCGCCCTTCACGCTGGCGTCGTATCTGGTGGAGGGCGGTCCCAGCCGCGATCACGCCCGCACCAAGGCGATGATGCTTGCCGAACCGGCGAATTGGCATGCGCTGATGGCCAAGCTGGCCGATTTGACGATCGCGTTTCTGCGCGGGCAGCTCGACGCCGGGGTGGACGCGATTCAGATGTTCGACTCGTGGGCGGGCACGCTGTCGCTGGCCGACTACCGCCAATACGTGCTGCCGCACAGCTCGCGGGTGTTCGCCGCGCTGGCCGAATACGGCGTGCCGATGACACATTTCGGGGTCGGCACCGCCGAGCTGCTGGGCGCGATGTCGGATGCGGGCGCGACGGTCGTCGGCGTGGACTGGCGGACTGCGCTGACCAACGCGGCCGCCCGGGTCCGGCCCGGCACCGCGCTGCAGGGCAACCTCGATCCGGTGGTGTTGCAGGCGGGATGGCCGGTGGTGGAACGCGCCGCGCGCGCCGTCGTCGACGACGGGCGGCGCGCCATCGACGCCGGCGCGGCCGGCCACGTCTTCAACTTGGGCCACGGCGTGCCGCCGCAGACCGATCCCGGCGTGCTGACCGAACTGGTTGCGCTGGTCCACTCGCTATGA
- a CDS encoding class I SAM-dependent methyltransferase → MTTEFDPRDHTRFEQMYRDERMSHGLPAATPWDIGGPQPVVQQLVAVGAIKGEVLDPGTGPGHHAIYYASKGFSATGIDGSEGAIERARDNARKAGVTVDFQLADATKLDGLDGRFDTVVDCAFYHTFSTEPELARSYAQALHRATKPGARLYMFEFGAHDVNGFTMLRSLSENDFRDVLPVGGWEITYLGTTTYQVNISVESIEMIAARNPDMAAEAEKMLERFRVMEPWLVNGRVHAPFWEVHATRVD, encoded by the coding sequence ATGACAACCGAATTCGACCCGAGAGACCACACCCGCTTCGAACAGATGTACCGCGACGAGCGGATGTCGCACGGCCTGCCCGCCGCCACACCGTGGGACATCGGCGGCCCGCAGCCGGTGGTCCAGCAGCTGGTCGCGGTCGGCGCGATCAAGGGCGAGGTGCTCGACCCGGGCACCGGCCCCGGCCACCACGCCATCTATTACGCGTCGAAAGGCTTCTCCGCCACGGGAATCGACGGCTCGGAGGGCGCCATCGAGAGGGCCCGGGACAACGCGCGCAAGGCCGGGGTCACGGTGGACTTTCAGCTGGCCGACGCCACCAAGCTGGACGGGCTGGACGGCCGGTTCGACACCGTCGTCGACTGCGCCTTCTACCACACCTTCAGCACCGAACCCGAGCTGGCGCGCTCGTACGCGCAGGCGCTGCACCGGGCCACCAAACCGGGCGCGCGGCTGTACATGTTCGAGTTCGGCGCCCACGACGTCAACGGCTTCACCATGCTGCGGTCGTTGTCCGAGAACGACTTTCGCGACGTGCTGCCCGTCGGCGGCTGGGAGATCACGTATCTGGGCACGACCACCTACCAGGTCAACATCAGCGTCGAGTCCATCGAGATGATCGCCGCGCGCAACCCCGACATGGCCGCCGAGGCGGAGAAGATGCTGGAACGCTTCCGCGTGATGGAGCCGTGGCTGGTCAACGGCAGGGTGCACGCGCCGTTCTGGGAAGTGCACGCCACCCGAGTGGATTAG
- a CDS encoding enoyl-CoA hydratase/isomerase family protein has protein sequence MPITYDDFPSLRCERADNGVLNLVLDAPGLNSVGPQMHRDLADIWPVIDRDPAVKVVLVRGEGKAFSSGGSFELIDETINDYEGRLRIMREARDLVLNLVNLDKPVVSAIRGPAVGAGLVVALLADISVAGKAAKIIDGHTKLGVAAGDHAAICWPLLVGMAKAKYYLLTCETLTGEEAERIGLVSTCVDDDEVLFTATRIADNLAVGAQNAIRWTKHSLNHWYRMFGPAFETSLGLEFLSFSGPDVREGLAAHREKRPARF, from the coding sequence ATGCCGATCACCTACGACGACTTCCCCAGCCTGCGCTGCGAGCGGGCTGACAACGGCGTGCTCAACCTGGTCCTGGACGCCCCCGGGCTGAACTCCGTCGGGCCGCAGATGCACCGCGACCTCGCCGACATCTGGCCGGTCATCGATCGCGACCCAGCCGTCAAGGTCGTCCTGGTCCGCGGCGAGGGCAAGGCATTTTCCTCCGGCGGCAGCTTCGAACTCATCGACGAGACCATCAACGACTACGAGGGCCGGCTGCGGATCATGCGCGAGGCCCGCGACCTGGTGCTCAACCTGGTCAACTTGGACAAGCCGGTGGTCTCGGCGATCCGGGGCCCGGCCGTCGGCGCGGGCCTGGTGGTGGCGCTGCTCGCCGACATTTCGGTGGCCGGGAAGGCGGCGAAGATCATCGACGGGCACACCAAGCTCGGGGTGGCCGCCGGCGACCACGCCGCGATTTGCTGGCCGCTGCTGGTCGGCATGGCCAAGGCCAAGTACTACCTGCTGACCTGCGAGACGCTGACCGGCGAAGAAGCCGAGCGCATCGGCCTGGTCTCGACGTGCGTCGACGACGACGAGGTGCTGTTCACCGCGACCCGCATCGCCGACAACCTCGCGGTCGGAGCGCAAAACGCGATCCGCTGGACCAAACACAGCCTCAACCACTGGTATCGCATGTTCGGGCCGGCGTTCGAGACCTCGCTGGGCCTGGAGTTCCTGTCATTCAGCGGCCCCGACGTGCGCGAAGGGCTGGCCGCGCACCGCGAGAAGCGCCCGGCGCGCTTCTGA
- a CDS encoding amidohydrolase family protein has translation MNQDDMILISVDDHIVEPPDMFKNHLPAKYAEEAPRLVHNPDGSDSWQFRDVVIPNVALNSVAGRPKEEYGLEPQGLDEIRPGCYNVDERIKDMNAGGIFASICFPTFPGFAGRLFAIEDRDFGLALLRAYNDWHVEEWCGAYPARFIPMCLPVIWDAEACAAEVRRNAERGVHALTFSENPAVLGYPSFHDDYWTPLWKALCDTETVMNVHIGSSGKLAVTAPDAPMDVMITLQPMNIVQAAADLLWSAPIKKYPDLKIALSEGGTGWIPYFLERADRTFEMHSTWTHQDFGGKLPSEVFREHFLTCFISDHVGVQLRHDIGIDNIAWEADYPHSDSMWPSAPEELWDVLSAHDVPDADIDKMTYANAMRWYSFDPFSHHPREQATVGALRRAAEGHDVSIRSLSHHQKGDRVSNALADATRGNT, from the coding sequence ATGAACCAAGACGACATGATCCTGATCAGCGTCGACGACCACATCGTCGAACCGCCGGACATGTTCAAAAATCACTTGCCCGCGAAGTACGCCGAAGAGGCGCCGCGGTTGGTGCACAACCCAGATGGCAGCGACAGCTGGCAGTTTCGCGATGTGGTGATCCCCAACGTGGCGCTCAATTCGGTGGCGGGCCGGCCGAAGGAGGAGTACGGGCTCGAGCCGCAGGGTCTCGACGAGATCCGGCCCGGCTGCTATAACGTCGACGAGCGGATCAAGGACATGAACGCGGGCGGGATCTTCGCCTCCATCTGCTTCCCGACGTTTCCCGGGTTCGCCGGCCGGTTGTTCGCCATCGAGGACCGCGACTTTGGCCTGGCGTTGCTGCGGGCGTACAACGACTGGCATGTCGAGGAGTGGTGCGGGGCGTATCCGGCGCGCTTCATCCCCATGTGTTTGCCGGTGATCTGGGACGCCGAAGCCTGCGCGGCCGAGGTGCGACGCAACGCCGAACGCGGCGTGCACGCGTTGACATTCAGCGAGAACCCGGCGGTGCTGGGCTATCCCAGCTTCCACGACGACTACTGGACGCCGCTGTGGAAAGCCTTGTGCGACACCGAGACTGTGATGAACGTGCACATCGGTTCCTCGGGAAAACTGGCCGTCACCGCGCCCGACGCGCCGATGGATGTGATGATCACGCTGCAGCCGATGAACATCGTGCAGGCCGCCGCGGATCTGCTGTGGTCGGCGCCGATCAAGAAATACCCCGATCTGAAGATCGCCCTGAGCGAGGGCGGCACCGGATGGATCCCCTATTTTCTCGAGCGCGCCGACCGCACCTTCGAGATGCACTCGACGTGGACGCACCAGGACTTCGGCGGCAAGTTGCCCAGCGAGGTGTTTCGCGAGCACTTCCTGACGTGCTTCATCAGCGATCACGTCGGAGTCCAGCTGCGACACGACATCGGCATCGACAACATCGCCTGGGAGGCCGACTACCCGCACAGCGACTCGATGTGGCCCTCGGCGCCCGAGGAACTGTGGGACGTGCTCAGCGCCCACGACGTCCCGGACGCCGACATCGACAAGATGACCTACGCAAACGCCATGCGCTGGTACTCATTTGACCCGTTCAGCCACCATCCGCGCGAGCAGGCGACGGTGGGCGCGCTGCGCCGGGCGGCGGAAGGCCATGACGTGTCCATCCGCTCGCTGAGCCATCACCAGAAGGGCGACCGGGTGAGCAACGCTTTGGCCGACGCGACCCGCGGCAACACCTAA